CAGAGTTTAATAGGTTTGTTAATGCGCCAATTGCCAATTATCATGGGGAAATATATAACTTACCTTTTAATATGAATACGTTCAATAAATTGTGGGGCGTCATTACACCTGAACAGGCCAAACAAAAAATTGCAGAACAAAAAAGTGCACATGTAAATGAACCGAAAAACTTAGAAGAACAAGCGATATCTCTAGTTGGACGTGATATTTATGAAAAATTGATCAAAGGATATACTGAAAAGCAATGGGGTAGAGATGCAACAAAACTTCCGGCATTTATCATCAAACGTTTGCCGGTTCGCTTTACATATGACAATAATTATTTTAATGACAGATATCAGGGAATCCCGTTAAAAGGATACAATGGTATTGTTGAAAAGATGCTTGAGAATATAGAAGTCAAACTTAATGCCGACTATTTTGATGACAAAGAAAGATATGACAACCTTTGTGAAAAAGTCGTTTTTACTGGTATGATTGATGAGTTTTATGGCTACAAATATGGACCGTTAGAGTATAGAAGCTTGCGCTTTGACAATGAAGTGCTTGACACCGATAATTATCAAGGGAATGCAGTGGTAAATTATACAGATGCAAAGACACCTTACACGAGAATTATTGAACACAAGCATTTTGAGTTTGGAACGCAACCAAAAACGGTTATAACAAAAGAATATCCTCGTGAATGGCAAAAGGGCGATGAACCTTATTACCCGATAAATGACCAAAAAAATTCTGAGGTATTTCAAAAATATAAAGATGCAGCAATGGGAGAAGATAAAGTAATCTTTGGTGGACGATTAGCTGATTATAAGTATTATGATATGCATCAAATAATTTACCATGCTTTAGAGACAGTTAAACAAGAATTTAATGAATAAGATATCTAAAAAAACATGATGTTTTTTTGCTTGCAGTCGCATGTGAAAAAATATTGTGTTTTTTTTTGTAGAAACCTAAACTTTTGAAGGAACCTGACCGATACATAATGTGAATGAATAAGTGTTAGAATTTAAAGGATGGTGACAATTATGAGAATCAACGGAGTTAATAATGTTGACCCAGTGTATAAAGCTAAAAAGGCAAATAAGATTTATAATGCACATGGTACCCAATCAAGCAAAGATGTTGTGACATTATCGACTTTTGCAAAAGATCTTGCCGTTGCGAAAAAAGAAGTTAAGCAGGCACCTGATGTTCGAATGGATCGTGTGAAACAGTTGAAAGCACAAATAGAAGCTGGCGAATATAATGTAAGCGCATCTCAGATTGCGGATAAAATGCTAGAACAATCCCGGGGATTGTAAGATATGAGGTGTTGAAATGGCAAGTATTGTTGAAGAATTAATTGAAGTATTAGAGGACACGACAGGATGTTATGAGAACCTCTTAAAGATGGCGAATAATAAAACGGATGTTATTATCAAAGGGGATGTGCCCAGCCTACAATCACTCACTGACGAGGAACAGAGTGTAGCTGGGCGCCTTTTGCGTTTAGAGAAAAATCGTATAGGGCTCATTGAAGATATTTGTTTGGTAACCAATAAAAGTGCAAAAGATATGACTGTATCAAGTCTTATTGAACTTATTCCGTCAGATAAGCCGGAACATGACCGACTTAAAGAAGTGACACACCGAATGGTACTTATCATTGGTGAAGTAAAAAAAATCAATGATATTAATCGACAGTTGCTTGAAGAATCTCTTGAATTTCTTAATTTTACAATGAATGCAATTCAAAGTTCAGCTTCGCAAAATTCGGGCAATGGATACGAAAAAAAAGGACAGCGGTATGAAGGAAATACCGATAACAATTTTTTTGATGCGAAGCAATAGCATGATACATAAGATGAGACAGAAAGGATGAGAATATGGGCTCAATTAGTAGTTTATCCAGAGCGGTTTCCGCGTTACTGACAAGCCAATCGGCCTTAAATACAACAGCACATAATATAACGAATGCAAACACAAGAGGGTATGTGCGCCAACAAGTTATCATGTCAGATTCTAGATATTTAACCATAGGAACATCAAGAAATTCAGGGATGCAAGTTGGTTTGGGAACAGATGTACAAGTGATTCGACAAGTGCGTGATCAATTTTTGGATTCAGCATTTCGGGAAGAAAATAGTCGTCTGGGATTTTACGGAAGCAAAAGTTCAGCAATTGAAGAAGTAGAAAATATTTTAGGTGAAATTGAAGGTGAATCCTTTTCAAAGATTCTTAACAATTTGTGGGAGTCGATGTCTGAATTAGTAAAAAGTCCTGAAGGGCTTGAAACTCGAGGGACATTTATTCAAAATGCTACAATCTTTATTGAAAAGTCAAATCTGATTATGGGCCAGCTACAAGATTATCAGAAAAACCTTAATACAGAGGTTATGAATAATGTAAAGCGAATCAATGAGATCGGCAATGAAATTCAGTCGTTGAATGAAATTATTGCGAAAAATGAAGTACATGGGGCAAAAGCCAATGACTATCGTGACCAACGTAATCTGCTTATTGATGAGCTATCAACAATGGTCGATATCTCTTATCGTGAAGATGTGAATAATAATCTGATTGTCAGTATTGAAAATGTCCCCTTTGTAACGGTTGGAAATGTCAATGAGTTGGACTTAACCTATGCAGAAGATAAAAGTCTATTGGTTGACCCGTACTGGCCGCATTTAAGCGATTTAAGTACTGACCCACCTCAGTATCACAAGCTGTATAACTTTGATGTACCAACAACGACAGCCGCCAATAATGATAAAGGCTCGTTAAAAGGTCTTTTGTTAGCGAGAGGATCACGTACGGCTAATTATACAGATCTTAATGATGCAGGTGAGTTTACAAAAGATATTAAACCTTCTGAAATTATGACGGTTCAAGCGCAGTTTGATAATTTAATCCATGGCATCGTAACGATGATTAATGATACAGTGGCACCACCCGGAAGTACAGACGGACCCTATGGTCTTAATGGAGAACAAGGTATCGAAATTTTTTCAAGACTTTATGTAGACCGAAGTGTCGCAGAAGATGAGAATAATGAGTATTCCTTGTATTCCGCAGGAAATCTTAAAATGAATGAGGAAGTT
This sequence is a window from Vallitaleaceae bacterium 9-2. Protein-coding genes within it:
- the glf gene encoding UDP-galactopyranose mutase, which translates into the protein MEKIDYLIVGAGLFGATFAYEANKRGKKCMIIERRHHIGGNVYCEKIEDINVHTYGAHIFHTNNRQIWEYVNQFTEFNRFVNAPIANYHGEIYNLPFNMNTFNKLWGVITPEQAKQKIAEQKSAHVNEPKNLEEQAISLVGRDIYEKLIKGYTEKQWGRDATKLPAFIIKRLPVRFTYDNNYFNDRYQGIPLKGYNGIVEKMLENIEVKLNADYFDDKERYDNLCEKVVFTGMIDEFYGYKYGPLEYRSLRFDNEVLDTDNYQGNAVVNYTDAKTPYTRIIEHKHFEFGTQPKTVITKEYPREWQKGDEPYYPINDQKNSEVFQKYKDAAMGEDKVIFGGRLADYKYYDMHQIIYHALETVKQEFNE
- the flgM gene encoding flagellar biosynthesis anti-sigma factor FlgM; translated protein: MRINGVNNVDPVYKAKKANKIYNAHGTQSSKDVVTLSTFAKDLAVAKKEVKQAPDVRMDRVKQLKAQIEAGEYNVSASQIADKMLEQSRGL
- a CDS encoding flagellar protein FlgN, translated to MASIVEELIEVLEDTTGCYENLLKMANNKTDVIIKGDVPSLQSLTDEEQSVAGRLLRLEKNRIGLIEDICLVTNKSAKDMTVSSLIELIPSDKPEHDRLKEVTHRMVLIIGEVKKINDINRQLLEESLEFLNFTMNAIQSSASQNSGNGYEKKGQRYEGNTDNNFFDAKQ
- the flgK gene encoding flagellar hook-associated protein FlgK, giving the protein MGSISSLSRAVSALLTSQSALNTTAHNITNANTRGYVRQQVIMSDSRYLTIGTSRNSGMQVGLGTDVQVIRQVRDQFLDSAFREENSRLGFYGSKSSAIEEVENILGEIEGESFSKILNNLWESMSELVKSPEGLETRGTFIQNATIFIEKSNLIMGQLQDYQKNLNTEVMNNVKRINEIGNEIQSLNEIIAKNEVHGAKANDYRDQRNLLIDELSTMVDISYREDVNNNLIVSIENVPFVTVGNVNELDLTYAEDKSLLVDPYWPHLSDLSTDPPQYHKLYNFDVPTTTAANNDKGSLKGLLLARGSRTANYTDLNDAGEFTKDIKPSEIMTVQAQFDNLIHGIVTMINDTVAPPGSTDGPYGLNGEQGIEIFSRLYVDRSVAEDENNEYSLYSAGNLKMNEEVVLDYNKICLSREEGVDGDSSVVEELLAKWKEPFSNIDPTLNGELNYVDYYNSFVSNVGTMGSSINNQVSNQLLLTVQIDNQRSQLMGVSSDEELSNMMKYQHAYNAATRVVNVVDEMIERVVNQTGVVGR